The Hahella sp. HNIBRBA332 genome window below encodes:
- a CDS encoding heme lyase CcmF/NrfE family subunit, whose protein sequence is MIAELGHFALILSFCFSILLAVVPVAGAWIGDRLWMRLSRPLAGAQFLMAIVAFAALTACFLRDDFSVRYVAGHSNSLLPWYYKFSAVWGGHEGSLLLWALILTGWTAAVAKFSKQLPLEMVARVLGVMGMISIGFMLFILMTSNPFLRYLPNSPQDGADLNPLLQDFGLIVHPPMLYMGYVGFSVAFAFAVAALMGGRLDAAWARWSRPWTTVAWAFLTLGIALGSWWAYYELGWGGWWFWDPVENASFMPWLVGTALMHSLAATEKRGVFKSWTVLLAIFAFSLSLLGTFLVRSGILTSVHAFASDPERGRFVLMMLGVVIGGSLLLYALRAPVVKSRIGFSETSREVFLLVNNIILVVAMLTVLIGTLAPLVAEWMDKEISVGAPYFNLMFSLLVPLLVIVMGVGMYSHWKDTRAAQLLGPVPMFLAISTVLSVVIPWMYGEIHLMAVIGVFIAVWLFAATLRDAWLKSASSQGRLRGWLRTSRSYKGMVLGHLGLAVTIVGATMVSQYTQERDVRLAPGQSVELAGFTFRFDEETQRRGPNFIGDRATVSILDSDGDVLHVLHPEKRRYQVSGNVMTEAGINPGLFRDLYVSLGESLEDESWTMRVQYKPFVRWLWLGGVFMAWGGFLAVADRRYRIKLKRKLSTADAMDSGDGQAPARGDADALGGQQA, encoded by the coding sequence ATGATTGCTGAGCTGGGTCACTTCGCACTGATTTTAAGTTTTTGCTTCTCTATTCTATTGGCGGTTGTTCCTGTCGCCGGCGCCTGGATTGGCGACCGTCTCTGGATGCGTTTGTCTCGTCCACTTGCGGGCGCCCAGTTTCTGATGGCGATTGTGGCGTTCGCTGCATTGACCGCCTGTTTTTTGCGAGACGATTTCAGCGTCCGTTACGTGGCGGGTCACTCCAACAGCCTGTTGCCCTGGTATTACAAATTCAGCGCCGTATGGGGCGGCCATGAGGGCTCATTGTTATTGTGGGCGTTGATTTTGACTGGCTGGACCGCCGCCGTGGCCAAGTTCAGCAAGCAACTGCCGCTGGAAATGGTGGCGCGCGTACTGGGCGTCATGGGCATGATCAGCATCGGTTTTATGTTGTTCATCTTGATGACGTCCAATCCCTTCTTACGTTATTTGCCGAATTCACCCCAGGATGGCGCAGACCTGAATCCATTGCTGCAGGATTTCGGGTTGATAGTGCATCCCCCCATGCTGTACATGGGTTATGTTGGCTTCTCCGTCGCTTTCGCATTTGCGGTGGCGGCGCTGATGGGCGGTCGCCTGGACGCGGCTTGGGCGCGTTGGTCGCGTCCCTGGACAACAGTCGCCTGGGCTTTTTTGACTCTGGGCATCGCTTTGGGAAGTTGGTGGGCCTACTACGAGCTGGGCTGGGGCGGCTGGTGGTTCTGGGATCCGGTGGAAAACGCATCTTTTATGCCCTGGTTAGTGGGCACTGCGTTAATGCATTCATTAGCGGCGACGGAAAAGCGCGGCGTATTCAAAAGTTGGACAGTACTGCTGGCGATATTCGCTTTCTCGCTTAGCCTGCTGGGCACTTTTCTGGTTCGCTCCGGCATTTTGACCTCAGTACATGCTTTCGCCTCAGATCCTGAACGGGGGCGTTTCGTGCTTATGATGCTAGGCGTGGTGATTGGCGGCTCGCTGCTGCTATACGCCCTGCGCGCGCCAGTGGTAAAAAGCCGCATCGGTTTCAGCGAAACATCCCGTGAAGTGTTCCTGCTGGTCAATAACATCATTTTGGTGGTGGCCATGCTGACAGTGTTGATTGGCACACTGGCTCCGCTGGTGGCGGAGTGGATGGATAAAGAAATCTCCGTGGGCGCGCCCTATTTCAATTTGATGTTCTCCCTGTTGGTTCCTTTATTGGTCATTGTGATGGGAGTGGGCATGTACAGCCATTGGAAGGACACCAGGGCGGCGCAGCTGCTTGGTCCTGTTCCCATGTTTCTGGCGATCAGCACCGTTCTTTCCGTTGTGATTCCCTGGATGTATGGGGAAATCCATTTGATGGCGGTCATTGGCGTTTTCATCGCCGTCTGGCTGTTTGCAGCGACTCTGCGCGACGCCTGGCTCAAAAGCGCCTCCTCACAAGGGCGTTTGCGTGGCTGGCTGCGCACCTCGCGGAGCTACAAAGGCATGGTGCTGGGCCACCTGGGCCTGGCGGTGACCATCGTTGGGGCGACCATGGTGTCGCAGTACACGCAGGAGCGGGACGTGCGTCTGGCGCCGGGACAATCGGTCGAGCTGGCGGGTTTCACCTTTCGTTTCGATGAAGAAACCCAGCGTCGCGGTCCCAACTTTATCGGTGATCGCGCGACAGTTTCGATCCTCGACAGCGATGGTGATGTACTGCATGTTCTGCATCCGGAAAAACGCCGCTATCAGGTATCCGGTAACGTCATGACGGAAGCAGGCATCAATCCGGGGCTGTTCAGGGATCTCTACGTTTCTTTGGGCGAATCCCTGGAAGATGAGTCCTGGACCATGCGTGTCCAATACAAGCCTTTTGTTCGCTGGCTGTGGCTGGGCGGCGTGTTTATGGCATGGGGCGGCTTTCTGGCGGTAGCGGACAGACGCTATCGCATCAAGCTGAAACGCAAGCTGTCAACGGCGGACGCCATGGACAGCGGAGACGGTCAGGCGCCAGCGCGTGGCGACGCCGATGCGCTGGGAGGACAGCAGGCGTGA
- the ccmE gene encoding cytochrome c maturation protein CcmE — MNPKRKQRLIIVSFLVIGVSATVGLIMTALSNNVNHFYNPTEVVQGAAPVNKSIRVGGMVVDGSVNRDAQSLAVVFSVTDYNNNVDVKYTGILPDLFREGQGIVATGKLDAQGVFQAEEVLAKHDEKYMPPEVQRALDKAQDAAPAQTY, encoded by the coding sequence ATGAATCCCAAGCGCAAGCAGCGTTTAATTATCGTGTCATTTCTGGTGATCGGCGTCAGCGCGACGGTCGGTTTGATCATGACTGCGCTCAGCAACAATGTGAATCACTTTTATAACCCTACCGAAGTGGTGCAGGGCGCCGCCCCTGTGAATAAAAGCATTCGTGTGGGCGGCATGGTTGTTGACGGCAGCGTAAACAGAGACGCCCAATCCCTGGCGGTCGTTTTTTCCGTGACGGATTACAACAACAACGTTGACGTTAAATACACTGGCATCCTGCCGGACCTCTTCAGAGAGGGGCAGGGTATTGTCGCTACCGGTAAACTGGATGCTCAAGGCGTGTTCCAGGCGGAGGAAGTACTGGCCAAGCATGATGAAAAATACATGCCGCCAGAAGTGCAGCGTGCGCTCGACAAGGCGCAGGACGCGGCGCCCGCGCAGACTTACTGA
- the ccmD gene encoding heme exporter protein CcmD has translation MNFESLNEFFAMGGHGLYVWLAYGAGGLVFLYNLAAPKLKRGSLVKRLSQQYRREKASQ, from the coding sequence ATGAACTTCGAAAGCCTCAATGAATTTTTCGCAATGGGCGGCCATGGTCTGTACGTTTGGCTGGCCTATGGCGCGGGCGGACTGGTGTTCCTGTATAACCTGGCTGCGCCGAAACTAAAGCGCGGCAGTCTCGTCAAAAGATTATCCCAGCAGTATAGAAGGGAGAAGGCGTCCCAATGA
- a CDS encoding heme ABC transporter permease, whose product MWEAFKQWFHRWGSPKWFYERSLMWSFWLGWGALILLPVGMVWGLAFAPQDYQQGNSFRIIYLHVPAAILAQSCYMIMAVAGFVSLVWRMKMADVVLKCAAPIGASFCFLALFTGAVWGKPTWGTWWEWDARLTAMLILLFLYFGIIALEAAIEDKITAGRAAAVLSLVGVVNIPIIKYSVEWWRTLHQPATFKLTEKPDMPVEMWAPLLVMVIGVYCFFGYSLFLRSRNEIIERERRTLWVRELLAKEGKA is encoded by the coding sequence ATGTGGGAAGCATTTAAACAGTGGTTTCACCGGTGGGGCTCGCCCAAATGGTTTTACGAGCGTAGTTTGATGTGGTCGTTCTGGCTCGGTTGGGGCGCCTTGATCCTGCTGCCTGTCGGCATGGTCTGGGGGCTGGCGTTTGCGCCCCAGGATTATCAGCAGGGCAATAGCTTCCGCATTATTTATCTGCACGTGCCCGCCGCCATCCTGGCGCAGTCCTGTTATATGATCATGGCGGTCGCCGGCTTCGTCAGCCTGGTCTGGCGAATGAAAATGGCGGATGTGGTGTTGAAATGCGCGGCGCCGATTGGCGCTTCTTTCTGTTTCCTGGCTCTATTTACCGGCGCGGTCTGGGGTAAGCCAACCTGGGGAACATGGTGGGAGTGGGATGCGCGTCTCACCGCCATGCTGATATTGCTCTTCCTGTATTTCGGCATTATCGCCCTGGAAGCCGCCATCGAAGACAAAATCACCGCGGGCAGAGCTGCGGCGGTGTTGAGTCTGGTGGGAGTGGTGAATATCCCCATCATCAAATACTCCGTGGAATGGTGGCGCACCCTGCATCAGCCGGCCACCTTCAAGCTGACGGAAAAGCCTGATATGCCGGTGGAAATGTGGGCGCCGTTGCTGGTGATGGTGATCGGCGTCTACTGCTTCTTCGGCTATTCGCTTTTCTTACGAAGTCGTAATGAGATAATCGAACGCGAACGCCGTACCCTATGGGTCCGCGAGCTATTGGCGAAAGAGGGGAAAGCATGA
- the ccmB gene encoding heme exporter protein CcmB, which produces MTEIGVWAGFCAVVRRDLMLAFRRPQELANPLVFFVMAVSLFPLGVSPEKSFLAPAAAGVVWVASLLATLLSLDALFRADHEDGSLEQLTLAPQPLFILVLAKVFAHWLTTGLPLLLLSPVLALMLHVDESLLGVLMLSLLVGTPVLSLIGAIGAALTVGLRVGGVLISLLVLPLYIPVLIFGTGMVQSAAAGMDYTATLAMLGAILALSLTLAPFAAAAALKISVSN; this is translated from the coding sequence TTGACGGAAATAGGCGTATGGGCGGGATTTTGCGCCGTGGTGAGACGGGATTTGATGCTGGCGTTCAGGCGTCCGCAGGAACTGGCTAATCCGCTGGTGTTTTTCGTGATGGCGGTAAGCCTGTTTCCTCTGGGCGTTTCACCGGAAAAGAGCTTTTTGGCGCCGGCGGCGGCGGGTGTGGTCTGGGTGGCGTCGTTGTTGGCGACCTTGCTTTCTCTGGATGCCTTGTTTCGAGCGGATCATGAAGATGGATCGCTGGAACAGTTGACTCTGGCTCCTCAGCCCCTGTTTATTCTGGTTCTGGCGAAGGTCTTCGCGCACTGGCTAACGACAGGGCTGCCCTTGTTGTTGCTGAGTCCGGTACTGGCGCTGATGCTGCACGTCGATGAAAGTCTGCTTGGCGTCTTGATGTTGTCGCTGTTGGTGGGCACACCGGTTCTCAGTCTGATTGGGGCCATTGGCGCGGCCTTGACCGTGGGGCTGCGTGTAGGCGGGGTTTTGATTTCATTGTTAGTGCTGCCCCTGTATATTCCCGTGCTGATCTTCGGAACCGGCATGGTGCAGAGCGCGGCGGCCGGCATGGATTACACCGCCACGCTGGCCATGTTGGGCGCGATATTGGCGCTGTCGCTGACATTGGCTCCTTTCGCCGCGGCGGCGGCGCTTAAAATCAGCGTCTCCAACTGA